In the genome of Methylophaga nitratireducenticrescens, one region contains:
- a CDS encoding mannose-1-phosphate guanylyltransferase/mannose-6-phosphate isomerase: MIPVILSGGSGSRLWPLSRKNKPKQFLTLFGDTSMFQSTLTRLNGLASVEAPLIVCNNEHRFMVAEQLQEIGLKASGIILEPCARNTAPAIALAALKAMEKGEDPVLLVLAADHIIPDVPAFHKSIEEAQKLAEQDKLVTFGIQPQSAHTGYGYIEAEEKSQPSSVKRFIEKPNLSTAESYVTAGNFFWNSGMFLFKASTYINELSRFSPEMLSFCKQSLEQAVIDLDFVRVDSELFAQSPSDSIDYAVMEKTDKAMVVPLDAGWSDVGSWSSLWEAFAQDANNNVLIGDVMVENVHNAYIHSENRLVTVLGLDDVIVVETHDAVMVAHKDQAQKVKTIVEELTKLNRKEVDTHRKCYRPWGNYDSVDMGDRFQVKRIMVNPGASLSLQMHYHRAEHWVVVSGTAEVTRDDEVMLLGENESTFIPLGSVHRLRNPGRVPLEIIEVQSGAYLEEDDIIRLQDSYNRQ, translated from the coding sequence ATGATTCCAGTAATTTTATCCGGTGGTTCCGGAAGTCGTTTATGGCCTTTATCCCGCAAGAATAAACCTAAACAGTTCTTGACATTGTTTGGTGACACATCGATGTTTCAAAGCACGCTTACCCGCTTAAATGGGTTGGCTTCTGTGGAAGCTCCGTTAATTGTCTGCAACAATGAGCACCGCTTCATGGTCGCCGAACAGTTACAGGAAATCGGCCTGAAGGCGAGTGGCATTATTCTGGAGCCCTGTGCACGTAATACCGCTCCAGCTATTGCACTGGCCGCCTTAAAAGCGATGGAAAAGGGCGAAGATCCGGTACTTCTGGTGTTAGCTGCTGATCATATTATTCCGGATGTACCTGCTTTTCATAAGTCAATCGAAGAAGCTCAAAAACTGGCAGAGCAAGATAAGCTTGTCACTTTTGGTATTCAGCCTCAATCTGCTCACACCGGCTATGGCTATATTGAAGCAGAAGAAAAGTCTCAACCAAGTTCAGTAAAACGCTTTATCGAAAAACCAAATTTGTCGACAGCAGAATCCTATGTTACTGCCGGAAATTTTTTCTGGAACAGTGGGATGTTTTTATTCAAGGCTTCCACCTATATAAACGAACTCTCTCGCTTTTCTCCAGAAATGTTGTCTTTTTGTAAACAATCGCTTGAACAAGCAGTGATCGATCTTGATTTTGTCCGCGTTGATTCCGAACTTTTTGCACAAAGCCCGAGTGACTCAATTGATTATGCCGTCATGGAAAAGACCGATAAGGCGATGGTTGTCCCGCTTGATGCTGGCTGGAGTGATGTCGGTTCATGGTCATCTCTATGGGAGGCTTTTGCACAAGATGCGAATAACAATGTATTGATTGGCGATGTTATGGTTGAAAATGTACATAACGCCTATATTCATAGTGAAAATCGTCTGGTGACCGTTTTAGGTTTGGACGATGTAATTGTTGTCGAAACCCATGATGCTGTGATGGTGGCACATAAAGATCAGGCTCAAAAAGTCAAAACGATTGTTGAAGAACTGACCAAGCTGAACCGTAAAGAAGTTGATACGCATCGCAAGTGTTACCGCCCTTGGGGTAATTATGATTCGGTAGATATGGGGGATCGGTTTCAGGTTAAACGGATTATGGTGAACCCTGGCGCATCTTTATCCTTGCAGATGCACTACCATCGTGCTGAGCACTGGGTAGTGGTTAGTGGAACCGCTGAAGTGACGCGTGATGATGAAGTTATGTTATTAGGCGAAAATGAGTCAACATTTATTCCGCTGGGCAGTGTTCATCGTTTGCGTAATCCCGGAAGAGTTCCATTGGAAATTATTGAAGTACAATCCGGCGCCTACCTGGAAGAAGATGACATTATCCGGCTTCAAGACAGTTATAACCGACAATAA
- a CDS encoding undecaprenyl-phosphate glucose phosphotransferase, with the protein MAQGKIRHYDSKINAISRLIDSAIILVTFLALMDLFAIEWQPKHVWSLLFSIILFHFFAESQDAYRSWRGTYLREEVTAVLFSWGTSILVLVAIELIVINEQTYATPFILIWFIATPIELISWHAIVRMVLGIMRSKGLNTRRVAIVGATELGYRLEKSFNEMEWTGYRFSGFYDDRKPAPNRRLEEQQATVIGSIEELIADCRSGKIDIVFITLSLAAEARIRLMTEKLADTTASVYLVPDLFTFNLLNSRWVDYQGITAISIYETPFAGIDSAIKRIEDVVLSFLILCIIAIPMLFIAIGIKATSKGPVFFKQTRYGMDGGKIKVWKFRTMTVAEDGDKVVQAKKNDQRVTNFGKILRRTSLDELPQFFNSLGGSMSIVGPRPHAVAHNEEYRAKIQGYMLRHKVKPGITGLAQINGFRGETDTLDKMEGRIKYDLQYIQTWTLLLDLKIILLTITRGFVGKDVY; encoded by the coding sequence ATGGCGCAAGGAAAAATCAGACACTACGACTCAAAAATAAATGCCATTTCGCGGCTAATTGATAGCGCCATTATATTAGTGACATTTCTGGCTTTAATGGATTTGTTTGCAATAGAGTGGCAACCAAAACATGTCTGGTCTTTATTATTTTCAATTATTCTATTTCACTTTTTTGCCGAGTCTCAGGATGCTTATCGCTCCTGGCGAGGCACTTACCTGCGTGAAGAAGTCACCGCAGTATTATTTTCCTGGGGGACAAGCATTCTCGTTCTAGTGGCAATTGAACTTATTGTCATTAACGAACAAACTTACGCCACACCTTTTATATTAATCTGGTTTATCGCCACACCCATTGAATTGATCTCCTGGCATGCCATTGTACGCATGGTGCTCGGGATAATGCGCTCTAAGGGCTTGAATACCCGACGTGTGGCAATCGTTGGGGCAACCGAATTAGGTTATCGGCTTGAGAAATCGTTTAACGAAATGGAATGGACAGGATACCGGTTCAGTGGTTTTTATGATGATCGCAAACCAGCGCCAAACCGCAGACTAGAAGAGCAGCAGGCTACAGTTATTGGCAGTATTGAAGAGCTTATCGCTGACTGCCGATCTGGGAAAATAGATATTGTGTTTATCACCTTATCGTTGGCGGCTGAAGCACGTATTCGCTTAATGACTGAAAAACTGGCGGATACAACGGCTTCGGTTTATCTGGTTCCCGATCTGTTTACCTTTAATCTGTTGAATTCCAGATGGGTCGATTATCAGGGAATAACAGCCATCAGTATTTATGAAACTCCTTTTGCCGGCATTGATAGTGCAATCAAACGCATTGAGGATGTTGTCTTAAGCTTTTTAATACTTTGTATTATCGCTATTCCTATGTTGTTTATTGCTATCGGCATAAAAGCCACATCGAAGGGCCCGGTTTTTTTCAAGCAGACACGCTATGGAATGGATGGTGGAAAAATAAAAGTCTGGAAGTTTCGTACCATGACCGTTGCTGAAGATGGTGATAAAGTTGTTCAAGCAAAAAAGAATGATCAACGCGTTACAAACTTTGGCAAAATTTTACGCAGAACCTCTCTTGATGAATTACCACAGTTCTTTAATTCGCTAGGTGGGTCAATGTCTATTGTTGGACCGCGACCACATGCTGTGGCGCATAATGAAGAATACCGAGCAAAAATTCAGGGCTACATGCTACGTCATAAAGTAAAGCCGGGGATTACAGGGCTAGCTCAGATTAATGGCTTTCGTGGAGAAACCGATACGCTTGATAAAATGGAAGGGCGTATAAAGTACGACCTTCAATATATACAGACTTGGACACTGCTTCTCGATCTGAAAATTATTTTATTAACGATCACTAGAGGTTTTGTGGGAAAGGATGTATATTAA